One genomic region from Deltaproteobacteria bacterium encodes:
- a CDS encoding metal ABC transporter substrate-binding protein, with amino-acid sequence MRSTLPFLLSLTFALLPAVGHAADEDGKPQILATLPTVGALLREVGGDAIEVSVLARGDEDPHFVQATPRLMRQARDADALFEVGMRLELWVDNVTGGAGNPRLQRGMPGRVVLSDGVPPLEVPTRIDAAQGDIHPQGNPHIWLDPVRAKLMARNAAAGLQKLFPEQAALFAANLADFEGRLDRAFYGEALLKTVGARKLDRAVLSGRLHDLLDREFKGKPLRALAGGWLKQAEPLAGRDLVEFHKVWAYFASAFGFTLVGTVEAYPGIRPGPGHLEKVVALMKAKSVPLILVDNFYLEDLPRHVAGKAGAGFVMLPDQVGGEKDLETYFQLIDRILSHILGALEAGKAANTP; translated from the coding sequence ATGCGAAGCACCCTCCCCTTCCTCCTCTCCCTCACCTTCGCCCTCCTCCCCGCCGTCGGCCACGCGGCGGACGAGGACGGGAAGCCCCAGATCCTCGCGACCCTCCCCACGGTGGGCGCCCTCCTTCGGGAGGTCGGCGGGGACGCCATCGAGGTGAGCGTCCTCGCCCGCGGCGACGAGGATCCCCACTTCGTCCAGGCCACCCCGCGGCTGATGCGGCAGGCGCGCGACGCCGACGCCCTCTTCGAGGTGGGGATGCGCCTCGAGCTCTGGGTCGACAACGTCACCGGCGGCGCGGGCAACCCCAGGCTGCAGCGCGGCATGCCAGGCCGGGTGGTCCTCTCCGATGGGGTGCCGCCCCTCGAGGTGCCGACCCGGATCGACGCCGCCCAGGGCGACATCCACCCCCAGGGCAACCCGCACATCTGGCTCGATCCGGTGCGGGCCAAGCTGATGGCGCGCAACGCGGCCGCCGGCCTGCAGAAGCTCTTCCCGGAGCAGGCCGCGCTCTTCGCGGCGAACCTCGCCGACTTCGAGGGGAGGCTCGATCGCGCCTTCTACGGCGAGGCGCTGCTGAAGACCGTCGGCGCCCGCAAGCTCGACCGGGCGGTGCTCTCCGGGCGGCTGCACGACCTCCTCGATCGCGAGTTCAAGGGGAAGCCCCTGCGGGCCCTCGCGGGCGGCTGGCTGAAGCAGGCCGAGCCCCTGGCGGGCCGCGACCTCGTCGAGTTCCACAAGGTCTGGGCCTACTTCGCCTCGGCCTTCGGCTTCACGCTGGTGGGCACCGTCGAGGCCTACCCGGGCATCCGGCCGGGGCCGGGCCACCTCGAGAAGGTGGTGGCCCTGATGAAGGCGAAGTCGGTGCCGCTGATCCTGGTGGACAACTTCTACCTCGAGGATCTGCCCCGCCACGTGGCGGGCAAGGCGGGCGCGGGCTTCGTGATGCTCCCGGATCAGGTCGGCGGCGAGAAGGACCTGGAGACCTACTTCCAGCTCATCGACCGGATCCTCTCCCACATCCTCGGCGCCCTCGAGGCCGGGAAGGCGGCGAACACACCATGA
- a CDS encoding metal ABC transporter permease: protein MSGLWGLLAVMPAALAMCFVLTGVHGYLGLHVLRRKVIFVDLALAQIAALGGLTAMALGFDPEHGDGGEAHLHLFVLLGWDVPAPPDEVMVYALSLAFALGGAAIFAFTRMRDERVPQEAFIGVTFATAIAVALLMLTRVGGGAEQIRNMLARDALLFATWGDVAKTGLLYGAIAAFHGVYWRRFFAISDDPEKARADGLNLRLWDFLFYASFALVITESVQIAGVLLVFSYLVVPGAVGVLFAERIGWQVVLAWASGLGISALGLLLCAWDNLEPPGSSPGPWIVAGLAGLLLLVGVVRAYRGTAKRGRFLARGAVVLVLVLLGAGFLNLLSKAEVHDHAHGQAHAPGEQGELEDPILEALAGGPAEQLRALEAIEADPKEGHAAAIARLLQTDPPPQVTEPALELLAAMADPATADALVHTSERELDPGLKVTTARALGKLKDRRAIPILLSALEAGLAPFDAMDAGDLLGELTGRTIDAECSECLGKLREWWESEGETVEWDEEAGAFRAPSP from the coding sequence ATGAGCGGGCTCTGGGGCCTGCTGGCGGTGATGCCCGCCGCGCTGGCGATGTGCTTCGTCCTGACCGGCGTGCACGGCTACCTCGGTCTGCACGTCCTGCGGCGGAAGGTGATCTTCGTCGATCTCGCCCTGGCTCAGATCGCCGCCCTGGGCGGCCTCACGGCGATGGCCCTGGGCTTCGATCCCGAGCACGGCGACGGCGGCGAGGCCCACCTCCACCTCTTCGTGCTGCTGGGCTGGGACGTGCCGGCCCCCCCGGACGAGGTGATGGTCTACGCCCTCTCCCTCGCCTTCGCGCTGGGCGGGGCGGCGATCTTCGCCTTCACCCGGATGCGCGACGAGCGGGTCCCCCAGGAGGCCTTCATCGGCGTGACCTTCGCCACCGCCATCGCCGTGGCGCTGCTGATGCTCACCCGGGTGGGCGGCGGCGCCGAGCAGATCCGCAACATGCTGGCCCGGGACGCCCTCCTCTTCGCGACCTGGGGAGACGTGGCCAAGACCGGCCTGCTCTACGGCGCCATCGCGGCCTTCCACGGCGTCTACTGGCGCCGCTTCTTCGCCATCTCCGACGATCCGGAGAAGGCCCGCGCCGACGGCCTGAACCTGCGGCTCTGGGACTTCCTCTTCTACGCCTCCTTCGCCCTGGTCATCACCGAGTCCGTCCAGATCGCCGGGGTGCTCCTGGTCTTCTCCTACCTGGTCGTCCCCGGCGCGGTCGGCGTCCTCTTCGCCGAGCGGATCGGCTGGCAGGTGGTCCTGGCCTGGGCCTCGGGCCTGGGCATCAGCGCCCTGGGGCTCCTGCTCTGCGCCTGGGACAACCTCGAGCCCCCGGGCAGCTCGCCCGGCCCCTGGATCGTCGCCGGCCTCGCCGGCCTGCTCCTCCTGGTCGGCGTCGTCCGGGCCTACCGTGGCACCGCGAAGCGCGGCCGCTTCCTCGCCCGCGGCGCGGTGGTGCTGGTCCTGGTCCTCCTCGGCGCGGGCTTCCTGAACCTGCTCTCGAAGGCCGAGGTGCATGACCACGCCCACGGGCAGGCCCACGCGCCGGGTGAGCAGGGCGAGCTGGAGGATCCGATCCTCGAGGCCCTCGCGGGTGGCCCGGCCGAGCAGCTGCGCGCCCTCGAGGCCATCGAGGCCGATCCGAAGGAAGGTCATGCCGCCGCCATCGCCCGGCTCCTGCAGACCGATCCTCCCCCGCAGGTCACCGAGCCGGCCCTGGAGCTCCTGGCCGCCATGGCCGATCCCGCCACCGCCGACGCCCTCGTCCACACCAGCGAACGCGAGCTGGATCCCGGCCTGAAGGTGACGACCGCCCGCGCCCTGGGGAAGCTGAAGGACCGGCGCGCGATCCCGATCCTGCTCTCGGCCCTCGAGGCCGGGCTGGCCCCCTTCGACGCGATGGACGCCGGGGATCTCCTCGGAGAGCTGACCGGCAGGACCATCGACGCCGAGTGCTCCGAGTGTCTCGGAAAGCTGAGGGAGTGGTGGGAGAGTGAGGGGGAGACGGTCGAGTGGGATGAGGAGGCGGGTGCGTTCCGCGCTCCTTCACCCTGA
- a CDS encoding RluA family pseudouridine synthase codes for MPISWTIRSDDEGLRVDKFLRRELPTVPLSHLHKLLRKRKVRLNDRRAQGPDRLKEGDRLVVRGDPERLQTEPEGGSAATSRRDFEVLHTDPDLLVVTKPAGLAIHPGTGITGSTLVDQVRAYFEAEGADEAGPMAPEEEGGVGFRPSPAHRLDRETSGLVLVARTRKAMVALTEAFTERTVKKAYLALVKGRMPQDRGKIDLPLAEHEQTKRSKDARGTNYQRALTEWRRLGAAGDYTLLLLEPRTGRTHQLRRHLAAIAHPIVGDRRHGDFPFNREAKVKLGVKRQLLHAHRLVLAHPISGEELDLRAPLPEDFVGVLEALGIAFDPAVID; via the coding sequence ATGCCCATCTCCTGGACCATCCGCTCCGACGACGAGGGCCTGCGCGTCGACAAGTTCCTGCGCCGCGAGCTCCCGACCGTGCCCCTCTCGCACCTCCACAAGCTCCTGCGCAAGCGGAAGGTCCGGCTCAACGATCGGCGGGCCCAGGGGCCCGACCGCCTGAAGGAGGGTGACCGGCTGGTGGTGCGGGGCGATCCCGAGCGCCTCCAGACGGAGCCCGAGGGGGGCAGCGCGGCCACCTCCCGCCGCGACTTCGAGGTCCTCCACACCGATCCCGATCTGCTGGTGGTCACCAAGCCCGCGGGCCTGGCCATCCACCCGGGCACCGGCATCACCGGCTCGACCCTCGTCGATCAGGTGCGCGCCTACTTCGAGGCCGAGGGCGCCGACGAGGCCGGGCCCATGGCGCCGGAGGAGGAGGGGGGCGTGGGCTTCCGGCCCTCGCCCGCCCACCGCCTCGATCGAGAGACCAGCGGGCTGGTCCTCGTGGCCCGCACCCGCAAGGCCATGGTCGCCCTCACCGAGGCCTTCACCGAGCGCACGGTGAAGAAGGCCTACCTCGCGCTGGTGAAGGGGCGGATGCCGCAGGACCGCGGGAAGATCGATCTGCCCCTGGCGGAGCACGAGCAGACCAAGCGCTCGAAGGACGCGCGGGGGACGAACTACCAGCGCGCCCTCACCGAGTGGCGGCGCCTCGGCGCCGCGGGCGACTACACCCTGCTCCTGCTCGAGCCTCGCACGGGGAGGACCCACCAGCTGCGGCGCCACCTGGCCGCCATCGCTCACCCCATCGTCGGCGACCGCCGGCACGGCGACTTCCCCTTCAACCGGGAGGCGAAGGTGAAGCTGGGCGTGAAGCGGCAGCTGCTCCACGCCCACCGGCTGGTGCTGGCGCATCCGATCAGCGGGGAGGAGCTGGATCTGCGGGCGCCCTTGCCGGAGGATTTTGTGGGGGTGTTGGAGGCGTTGGGGATCGCCTTCGATCCGGCCGTGATCGACTGA
- a CDS encoding DUF3488 and transglutaminase-like domain-containing protein — MSLGKALRLATVLTGGLAFASVAVGGFLHPLFVALIGAVLVAAYFVPEGRLPSRLVLATALTALPLLLLGFLRGMDLVVVAGTFSSLLLAARVLARESVEDHAQAHLLSVVVLAGAAALSPDVTYLLTFIPFVFALVWALLLAQLRREAGDAALALPVREIVGRRFVLGVVGMTLVALLGTTVLFVIFPRTPISLGFRRPAAAQGSGLSDRVRLAGFGRIKLDDRVVLRVRPVGDAARKRLEGLYWRAHALERYDGESWSASPVEELGDPTRAVLRIPEPQLSAERELAVEVVSDLPTTVLPVPDAATWVRLDGRDGRGRFGMMRGVRAAELRTVGDPTEPWRYTVLLPKSAAPIDRRPPTEAELALPEQDPRVVELARRLLREAGSPERLPAYLEGHLSSEFGYTLELPGADPSLANFLLERKEGHCEYFATAMAVLLRLSGVPARLATGFYSGAWNESGGYQILRQADAHAWVEVWREGAGWVRYDPTPAEGRGTQRGQGWQERLADLWDATQERWSTLVLDYDIRAQIGMVRDMMQAARRFSERIDGSLPGLGRLLGGALVLLGAVLLALFFRHALRSQASREGAPPAAERRAAALLRRWVRGLRRRGLEVAPSDTTEDLLARAAERWPGEPEVLRSLGGLLARYEATRFGGAPLSVADARSLKARGEQTLERLPTDPQRRAA; from the coding sequence GTGAGCCTGGGCAAGGCCCTGCGGCTGGCCACCGTGCTCACCGGCGGCCTCGCCTTCGCCTCGGTCGCGGTGGGCGGCTTCCTCCACCCCCTCTTCGTCGCCCTCATCGGCGCGGTGCTGGTGGCCGCCTACTTCGTGCCGGAGGGGCGCCTGCCCTCTCGACTCGTCCTGGCCACCGCGCTCACCGCCCTGCCGCTCCTCCTGCTGGGCTTCCTGCGCGGCATGGACCTGGTCGTGGTCGCCGGGACCTTCTCCAGCCTGCTGCTGGCGGCGCGGGTGCTGGCCCGGGAGTCGGTCGAGGATCACGCCCAGGCGCACCTCCTCTCGGTGGTCGTGCTCGCCGGCGCCGCGGCCCTCTCGCCGGACGTGACCTATCTCCTCACCTTCATCCCCTTCGTCTTCGCCCTGGTCTGGGCCCTCCTGCTGGCCCAGCTTCGCCGTGAGGCGGGGGACGCGGCCCTCGCCCTGCCGGTGCGGGAGATCGTCGGGCGCCGCTTCGTCCTCGGCGTGGTGGGCATGACCCTGGTGGCGCTGCTGGGCACCACGGTCCTCTTCGTGATCTTCCCCCGCACGCCGATCTCCCTGGGCTTCCGCCGCCCGGCGGCCGCGCAGGGGTCCGGGCTCTCGGATCGGGTGCGGCTGGCCGGCTTCGGCCGGATCAAGCTCGACGATCGGGTCGTCCTGCGGGTGCGGCCGGTGGGGGACGCCGCCCGCAAGCGGTTGGAGGGCCTCTACTGGCGCGCCCACGCCCTGGAGCGCTACGACGGCGAGAGCTGGAGCGCGAGCCCGGTGGAGGAGCTGGGCGATCCCACCCGGGCCGTGCTGCGCATCCCCGAGCCCCAGCTCTCGGCGGAGCGCGAGCTGGCCGTGGAGGTCGTCTCGGATCTGCCGACCACCGTCCTGCCGGTGCCGGACGCCGCGACCTGGGTGCGCCTCGACGGCCGCGACGGCCGGGGCCGCTTCGGGATGATGCGCGGCGTGCGGGCCGCCGAGCTGCGCACGGTCGGCGATCCCACCGAGCCCTGGCGCTACACGGTCCTCCTGCCGAAGAGCGCCGCGCCCATCGACCGGCGCCCGCCCACCGAGGCCGAGCTGGCGCTGCCCGAGCAGGATCCCCGGGTGGTGGAGCTGGCCCGCCGGCTCCTGCGCGAGGCGGGCAGCCCCGAGCGCCTCCCGGCCTACCTCGAGGGGCACCTCTCCTCCGAGTTCGGCTACACCCTCGAGCTGCCCGGCGCCGATCCCTCCCTCGCCAACTTCCTCCTCGAGCGGAAGGAGGGACACTGCGAGTACTTCGCCACCGCCATGGCCGTCCTGCTGCGCCTCTCCGGGGTGCCGGCCCGGCTGGCCACCGGCTTCTACAGCGGCGCGTGGAACGAGAGCGGGGGCTACCAGATCCTGCGGCAGGCCGACGCCCACGCCTGGGTCGAGGTCTGGCGCGAGGGCGCCGGCTGGGTGCGCTACGATCCGACGCCGGCCGAGGGGCGCGGCACCCAGCGCGGGCAGGGGTGGCAGGAGCGCCTGGCCGATCTCTGGGACGCCACCCAGGAGCGCTGGTCGACCCTCGTCCTCGACTACGACATCCGGGCTCAGATCGGCATGGTGCGCGACATGATGCAGGCGGCCCGGCGCTTCAGCGAGCGGATCGACGGCTCGCTGCCCGGCCTCGGCCGCCTCCTCGGCGGGGCGCTGGTCCTCCTGGGGGCCGTGCTCCTCGCGCTCTTCTTCCGCCACGCCCTGCGCTCGCAGGCGTCCCGGGAGGGGGCGCCCCCGGCCGCCGAGCGCCGGGCGGCGGCCCTCCTGCGCCGCTGGGTGCGGGGCCTTCGCCGCCGGGGCCTCGAGGTCGCGCCCTCCGACACCACCGAGGATCTCCTCGCGCGGGCGGCGGAGCGCTGGCCCGGGGAGCCCGAGGTCCTGCGCTCCCTCGGCGGGCTCCTCGCGCGCTACGAGGCCACCCGCTTCGGGGGCGCGCCGCTCAGCGTGGCCGACGCCCGCAGCCTGAAGGCCCGGGGTGAGCAGACCCTCGAGCGCCTCCCCACGGATCCCCAGAGGCGGGCCGCGTGA
- a CDS encoding DUF58 domain-containing protein, with protein sequence MSRVLESRWRTGWRALRRFLRPPRSLKVTREGRYYIGLTFGVGFAAVNTGNNLLFLALGVLLALIVLSGLLSESALKRISLRLRLPPEIRAGEPTLVGLEVHNGNRLFPSIGLRFTAEPGEGYSVEEATLFHLPASSSRNLRLRVKAERRGELKLGVLRVTTRYPFGIFAKTRHLREGTTLLVWPGRGRATRLEPVARSRALAASRPRAGSGDELHALRPYRLGDEARQIHWRRSLRMGTLLIVERELSTGGQVRLVLRGPEGDDAAYEAAIRDAASTLEAHLQQGDAVALDTPSSSLGPGEGRAHRRRLLSTLALLPRAGAPRGGGDREVAA encoded by the coding sequence GTGTCCAGGGTGCTCGAGAGCCGCTGGCGGACCGGGTGGAGGGCCTTGCGCCGCTTCCTGCGGCCGCCCCGCTCCCTGAAGGTGACCCGGGAGGGCCGTTACTACATCGGCCTCACCTTCGGGGTCGGCTTCGCCGCGGTGAACACCGGCAACAACCTCCTCTTCCTGGCCCTCGGCGTGCTGCTGGCCCTGATCGTCCTCTCGGGGCTGCTCTCCGAGTCGGCGCTCAAGCGCATCTCCCTGCGTCTGCGCCTGCCTCCCGAGATCCGCGCCGGCGAGCCCACCCTGGTCGGGCTGGAGGTGCACAACGGCAACCGCCTCTTCCCCTCCATCGGGCTGCGCTTCACCGCCGAGCCCGGCGAGGGCTACTCCGTCGAGGAGGCCACGCTCTTCCACCTGCCCGCCTCCTCCTCCCGGAACCTGCGCCTGCGGGTCAAGGCCGAGCGGCGGGGGGAGCTGAAGCTGGGCGTGCTGCGGGTCACCACCCGCTACCCCTTCGGGATCTTCGCCAAGACCCGCCACCTGCGCGAGGGCACCACCCTCCTGGTCTGGCCCGGGCGGGGCCGCGCCACCCGCCTCGAGCCGGTCGCCCGCAGCCGGGCGCTGGCCGCCAGCCGCCCGCGGGCCGGGAGCGGTGACGAGCTGCACGCCCTGCGGCCCTACCGCCTCGGCGACGAGGCCCGCCAGATCCACTGGCGCCGCTCCCTGCGGATGGGGACCCTGCTCATCGTGGAGCGGGAGCTCTCCACCGGCGGGCAGGTGCGCCTCGTCCTGCGGGGCCCCGAGGGAGACGACGCGGCCTACGAGGCCGCCATCCGGGACGCGGCCTCCACCCTCGAGGCCCACCTCCAGCAGGGGGACGCGGTCGCCCTGGACACCCCCTCCTCGAGCCTCGGGCCGGGAGAGGGGCGGGCCCACCGGCGGCGGCTCCTCTCGACGCTGGCCCTGCTGCCCCGGGCCGGGGCGCCGCGGGGTGGGGGCGACCGGGAGGTGGCGGCGTGA
- a CDS encoding MoxR family ATPase: MQVAAKKELLEVQQFAQRVSESVARAVVGKAEAVELCLLALLAGGHVLLEDVPGVGKTTLAHALARSLGLPFSRIQFTSDLLPADIVGSAVPEAGKMDGTLRFAPGPVFASVVLADELNRTSPRTQSSLLEAMSDGRVTVDGKTHALPDPFLVIATQNPLEHYGTYPLPESQLDRFMLRLSVGYPSPEDERRLLISREGGDPVAALEPVSSAEEVLALRKEVDHVRVERSVAEYVLHLAEATRQSGEIAAGASTRATLALTRLARGRALLRGRNYVTPADVKALARPCWAHRLVLASGEDPTRAQSEALLESLVTEVPVPT, encoded by the coding sequence GTGCAAGTCGCTGCGAAGAAAGAGCTCCTCGAGGTGCAGCAGTTCGCCCAGCGGGTCAGCGAGAGCGTCGCCCGCGCGGTGGTCGGCAAGGCCGAGGCCGTCGAGCTGTGTCTGCTGGCCCTCCTCGCCGGGGGCCACGTCCTGCTCGAGGACGTGCCCGGCGTCGGCAAGACCACCCTGGCCCACGCCCTCGCCCGCAGCCTGGGCCTCCCATTCTCCCGCATCCAGTTCACCTCGGATCTGCTCCCGGCCGACATCGTCGGCTCGGCGGTGCCCGAGGCCGGGAAGATGGACGGCACGCTGCGCTTCGCGCCGGGGCCGGTCTTCGCCAGCGTGGTGCTGGCCGACGAGCTCAACCGCACCAGCCCCCGCACCCAGTCCAGCCTGCTCGAGGCGATGAGCGACGGGCGGGTCACCGTCGACGGCAAGACCCACGCCCTGCCGGATCCCTTCCTGGTCATCGCCACCCAGAACCCCCTGGAGCACTACGGCACCTACCCCCTGCCCGAGTCCCAGCTCGATCGCTTCATGCTGCGCCTCTCGGTGGGCTACCCCTCGCCCGAGGACGAGCGCCGGCTGCTCATCTCCCGGGAGGGCGGCGATCCGGTCGCGGCGCTCGAGCCGGTGAGCTCCGCCGAGGAGGTCCTCGCCCTGCGCAAGGAGGTCGATCACGTGCGGGTCGAGCGCTCGGTGGCCGAGTACGTCCTGCACCTCGCCGAGGCCACCCGGCAGAGCGGCGAGATCGCCGCGGGCGCCTCGACCCGCGCGACCCTGGCCCTCACCCGCCTCGCCCGGGGACGGGCGCTCCTGCGCGGCCGCAACTACGTCACCCCCGCCGACGTGAAGGCCCTCGCGAGGCCCTGCTGGGCCCACCGCCTGGTGCTGGCCTCCGGCGAGGATCCCACCCGCGCCCAGTCCGAGGCCCTCCTGGAGAGCCTGGTGACCGAGGTGCCGGTCCCCACCTAG
- a CDS encoding GNAT family N-acetyltransferase, with amino-acid sequence MSSSRPRIRRLHRALRLGLREQGRARLYLAGVSMAPLLVPGQPLSVEARTPRRGEVAVYETEEGWLAHRVVGLAEGALLLRADRPGAGIERIPLERVVGVWVPDPAGGGGRLRTRLALSPGVGRTLQRISGALSHPRVLPALRRLREGLEARASRPAGLHLRRLERLEPADLQGLSALGLWREAVVSEEAPPAAEASHFWVVEAGGGGRRALGGLRLLRREGRGLLQIQLRPLIRGRGFGRALLAAAIQWAREEGLESLHAEIARDNLASRGLFLGAGFQPAARRVAVSPARGEPIDAFVLDLREERGPPDGL; translated from the coding sequence ATGAGCTCGAGCCGCCCCCGGATCCGTCGCCTCCACCGGGCGCTGCGCCTCGGCCTGCGGGAGCAGGGGCGGGCCCGGCTCTACCTCGCGGGGGTCTCGATGGCGCCCCTGCTGGTGCCGGGGCAGCCCCTGAGCGTCGAGGCGCGGACGCCGCGGCGCGGGGAGGTCGCGGTCTACGAGACCGAGGAGGGCTGGCTGGCCCACCGGGTGGTCGGCCTCGCCGAGGGCGCCCTCTTGCTTCGCGCCGACCGGCCCGGGGCCGGGATCGAGCGGATCCCCCTGGAGCGGGTGGTGGGGGTCTGGGTGCCCGACCCGGCCGGCGGGGGTGGGCGCCTGCGCACCCGGCTCGCCCTCTCCCCCGGGGTGGGGCGAACCCTGCAGCGGATCTCGGGGGCCCTCTCCCACCCACGGGTGCTGCCCGCGCTGCGCCGGCTGCGGGAGGGCCTGGAGGCCCGGGCGTCGCGGCCGGCCGGGCTGCACCTGCGGCGCCTCGAGCGCCTCGAGCCCGCCGACCTGCAGGGGCTCTCCGCCCTCGGCCTCTGGCGTGAGGCGGTGGTCAGCGAGGAGGCGCCCCCCGCCGCCGAGGCGAGCCACTTCTGGGTGGTCGAGGCGGGCGGCGGCGGCCGGCGCGCGCTGGGCGGGCTGCGCCTGCTGCGGCGAGAGGGGAGGGGGCTCCTCCAGATCCAGCTGCGACCGCTGATAAGGGGGCGGGGCTTCGGTCGGGCGCTCCTCGCGGCCGCGATCCAGTGGGCCCGGGAGGAGGGGCTCGAGAGCCTCCACGCCGAGATCGCCCGGGACAACCTGGCCTCCCGCGGCCTCTTCCTGGGGGCGGGCTTCCAGCCGGCCGCGCGCCGGGTGGCGGTGAGCCCCGCCCGGGGAGAGCCCATCGACGCCTTCGTCCTCGACCTCCGGGAAGAGCGCGGCCCTCCCGACGGTCTATAG
- a CDS encoding M1 family aminopeptidase produces MDELKTVLLVTVLLGIAACGPKLELEPAGELYEGVVVRLDPDARVPFGAAPGLLAPTVESDGEVLTFDPPLESVAERWEAILVKEGETFTTPLAEGETRLELPKKTERVGVRAVNGELRGPVHWPAGTGSESQGLDSPAGFTWTIDPAWPPQQLEMRAVQLDLSLLDPSGDDLVGTARLTFEPLVALTALELGVLGTVSAVRDGSGAPLTFAPGPDGVTVDLAFSRPAGSTVTLEIDWRVASFSQSRSGRTVADATAELVYAGDGVDWFPRPADLPSGAITFSIAVEAPDAFRVHTGGSEVDRVAAGAGRSVTTRELSQPLRAWPLLAAGAYQEAGGPGGLTLAALASGGPDLVQHTAELATVLAFYVERFGPLPGGEIAMVQVPDAFGVGYSGPGLVLLPTVRWDQAPSTWSRFLLAHELSHAWWAHASFVADLRDAWLIEGLADYCAHRALELLAGPDAARAHAGEDLTLLLELVDNGYGGQPGRDVPVRPQDPGQLQDYVFYLKGAWVLRHLESALGREAFDRALGAYAAATRFADTSTDAFTAAAEAEAGADLGWFWQQWLSSTGFPELAWEPYFRDEATGLQVSLGITQRAGVSSDPNRPWQLPLTWSVQDDRGDPGTPALARDVQGCLREAREVVAPDGLPCGP; encoded by the coding sequence GTGGATGAGCTGAAGACCGTTCTTCTCGTGACGGTGCTCCTGGGGATCGCGGCCTGCGGCCCGAAGCTGGAGCTGGAGCCCGCCGGCGAGCTCTACGAGGGCGTGGTGGTGCGCCTCGACCCGGACGCCCGGGTGCCCTTCGGCGCCGCGCCGGGCTTGCTGGCGCCGACCGTGGAGAGCGACGGCGAGGTGCTCACCTTCGATCCGCCCCTCGAGAGCGTCGCCGAGCGCTGGGAGGCGATCCTGGTGAAGGAGGGCGAGACCTTCACGACGCCCCTGGCCGAGGGCGAGACGCGCCTCGAGCTGCCGAAGAAGACCGAGCGGGTCGGCGTGCGCGCGGTGAACGGCGAGCTGCGCGGCCCGGTCCACTGGCCCGCCGGCACCGGCAGCGAGAGCCAGGGCCTGGACTCCCCGGCGGGCTTCACCTGGACCATCGATCCGGCCTGGCCGCCCCAGCAACTGGAGATGCGCGCGGTGCAGCTCGACCTCTCCCTCCTCGACCCCTCGGGGGACGATCTGGTGGGCACCGCGAGGCTGACCTTCGAGCCGCTGGTCGCGCTCACGGCGCTGGAGCTGGGGGTGCTCGGCACCGTCTCGGCCGTGCGCGACGGCAGCGGCGCGCCGCTCACCTTCGCGCCGGGCCCCGACGGCGTCACGGTGGACCTCGCCTTCAGCCGCCCCGCCGGCTCGACCGTCACCCTCGAGATCGACTGGCGGGTGGCCAGCTTCTCCCAGAGCCGCAGCGGGCGCACCGTGGCCGACGCCACCGCCGAGCTGGTCTACGCCGGCGACGGCGTGGATTGGTTCCCCCGGCCCGCCGACCTCCCCTCGGGCGCCATCACCTTCAGCATCGCCGTCGAGGCGCCGGACGCCTTCCGGGTGCACACCGGGGGCAGCGAGGTCGATCGGGTGGCCGCCGGCGCCGGGCGCAGCGTCACCACCCGCGAGCTCTCCCAGCCCCTGCGAGCCTGGCCCCTCCTCGCCGCCGGCGCCTACCAGGAGGCCGGCGGGCCGGGAGGCCTGACCCTGGCGGCGCTCGCCAGCGGCGGCCCCGATCTGGTCCAGCACACCGCCGAGCTCGCCACGGTGCTCGCCTTCTACGTCGAGCGCTTCGGCCCCCTCCCCGGGGGTGAGATCGCGATGGTGCAGGTGCCGGACGCCTTCGGGGTGGGCTACTCGGGTCCCGGGCTCGTGCTCCTGCCGACGGTGCGCTGGGATCAGGCCCCGAGCACCTGGTCCCGCTTCCTCCTCGCCCACGAGCTCTCCCACGCATGGTGGGCCCACGCGAGCTTCGTCGCCGACCTGCGCGACGCCTGGCTCATCGAGGGGCTGGCCGACTACTGCGCGCACCGCGCCCTGGAGCTGCTCGCCGGCCCCGACGCCGCCCGCGCGCACGCCGGAGAGGATCTGACCCTCCTGCTGGAGCTGGTCGACAACGGCTACGGCGGCCAGCCCGGGCGGGACGTGCCGGTGCGGCCCCAGGATCCCGGCCAGCTGCAGGACTACGTCTTCTACCTGAAGGGGGCCTGGGTGCTGCGCCACCTCGAGTCCGCCCTCGGACGGGAGGCCTTCGATCGGGCGCTGGGGGCGTACGCCGCGGCCACCCGCTTCGCCGACACCAGCACCGACGCCTTCACCGCCGCGGCGGAGGCCGAGGCCGGGGCGGACCTGGGCTGGTTCTGGCAGCAGTGGCTCTCGAGCACCGGCTTCCCCGAGCTGGCCTGGGAGCCCTACTTCCGGGACGAGGCCACCGGGCTCCAGGTCTCCCTGGGCATCACCCAGCGGGCCGGCGTCAGCTCGGATCCGAACCGCCCCTGGCAGCTCCCCCTGACCTGGAGCGTGCAGGACGACCGGGGCGATCCCGGGACCCCGGCCCTCGCCCGGGACGTGCAGGGCTGCCTGCGGGAGGCGCGGGAGGTCGTCGCGCCCGATGGCCTCCCCTGCGGACCCTGA